A genomic window from Montipora capricornis isolate CH-2021 chromosome 8, ASM3666992v2, whole genome shotgun sequence includes:
- the LOC138060458 gene encoding polyunsaturated fatty acid 5-lipoxygenase-like isoform X2, translated as MNALLSILALLTISRYSEEMLCDVSLPQHANPACKETRDQALAQNQKTYTLKYDPALYGYARLNMTPQQLAGIVFKDPFARYYATAYTQTLRINEDALTKYIADTSGMEINQTSDYLPMSEFFQSLLEPLVGQYAKLPSKYEAFINNKPDWISDKHFAQQRLAGSNPTTLQRVTIPKQYLRVKTVRGDWCHFPFTYRGTTHNKCAQGKFGKWCSLTRWYIGKWGYCAGEGTTVKGETIGLDWNELKKTLNPSFDWQAAVQEALKSRDSLEEAINQGSIFALRYELCDNLPRSPDITDRDPRRKMWDFFSPIALFAFAKRCKELVPVAIQMDFKPDSAVYTPNDGDLWMLAKLNVQITDLGYAQIVEHLGRIHFLMEPFCVSLKRTLSVQHPLNQLLKYHCREILVPNTFGVPNLLGEGKLMDLLFACGNDGAYRMLRESYPLTSWEITDYRNNIKKRGLDEIKVLPYFPYRDDGYQILTVIEALVKDYVDLYYKQDRDIQEDSELQSYLNELSVNGTGPNGGIGKTQGFPASISTKGQLYDILSRIISHVTIYHAPVNYITADYPEYIPNQPTKLYNDTRVGDDEFSVFKLPSRVPSAIQSSAFNTLGVFRFDSLFDYGNELQDHKATNLLNAYYTYLLRNVQPRLQQINKAREESGDLTYPYVIPRWLPNGVQT; from the exons ATGAACGCTTTGTTGAGCATCTTGGCGTTACTTACAATCTCAAG GTATTCAGAGGAAATGCTTTGTGACGTCTCTCTTCCTCAACACGCCAATCCAGCGTGCAAAGAGACTCGAGATCAGGCCTTGGCCCAAAACCAGAAGACTTACACCCTGAAATATGATCCGGCCTTGTATGGCTACGCAAGACTGAACATGACTCCTCAACAGCTGGCAGGGATCGTCTTCAAAGACCCCTTCGCAAGATACTACGCCACCGCTTACACTCAAACCTTACGAATCAACGAGGATGCCTTAACGAAGTACATTGCCGACACAAGCGGCATGGAGATTAACCAGACGTCAGATTACCTTCCTATGTCGGAGTTTTTCCAATCACTTCTGGAGCCATTGGTCGGG CAATATGCCAAACTTCCATCCAAGTACGAAGCTTTCATCAATAACAAACCTGACTGGATAAGTGACAAGCACTTCGCTCAGCAGCGCCTTGCAGGGTCAAACCCAACCACACTTCAACGTGTCACCATTCCCAAACAAT ATCTTAGAGTGAAGACTGTAAGAGGTGACTGGTGCCATTTTCCTTTTACCTACCGTGGTACAACCCATAACAAGTGCGCTCAAGGTAAATTCGGTAAATGGTGCTCACTAACAAGATGGTATATTGGAAAATGGGGATATTGTGCAG GAGAAGGCACCACGGTGAAAGGAG AGACAATTGGACTCGACTGGAACGAGCTAAAAAAGACATTGAATCCGTCGTTTGACTGGCAGGCAGCTGTTCAAGAAGCCCTTAAAAGTCGTGACTCTTTGGAAGAA GCGATAAATCAGGGGAGTATCTTTGCTCTTCGTTATGAGTTGTGCGACAATCTGCCCAGATCACCGGATATCACGGATAGAGATCCCAGACGGAAGATGTGGGACTTTTTCTCTCCCATTGCTTTGTTTGCATTTGCCAAACGGTGCAAGGAACTGGTGCCCGTGGCCATTCAAATGGATTTCAAGCCAG ACTCAGCGGTGTACACCCCAAATGATGGAGATTTGTGGATGCTTGCCAAACTCAATGTTCAAATCACGGATTTAGGATATGCACAAATTGTGGAACACCTCGGAAGG ATCCATTTTTTGATGGAACCATTTTGTGTCAGCTTGAAGCGAACTTTGTCAGTTCAGCATCCACTAAACCAACTTCTTAAGTACCACTGCAGAGAAATTCTTGTACCAAACACCTTTGGAGTGCCTAACCTACTCGGAGAGGGAAAGCTAATGGATTTGTTGTTTGCTTGTGGAAACGATGGAGCTTACAGAATGCTACGAGAGTCATATCCCTTAACGTCGTGGGAGATAACAGATTACAGAAACAACATTAAG AAACGTGGACTAGATGAGATAAAGGTTCTTCCATACTTTCCCTATCGAGACGATGGTTACCAAATCTTGACAGTCATTGAAGCTTTGGTGAAGGACTATGTCGACTT GTATTACAAACAGGATAGAGATATTCAGGAAGACAGCGAACTCCAGTCGTATCTCAATGAGTTGTCTGTGAACGGAACTGGACCAAACGGGGGTATTGGAAAG ACCCAGGGTTTTCCCGCCAGTATTTCAACCAAAGGTCAACTTTATGATATTTTGAGTCGCATAATCTCTCACGTGACCATCTACCATGCTCCCGTTAATTACATAACGGCAGATTACCCAGAGTACATACCTAATCAACCCACCAAGCTGTACAACGACACTCGAGTTGGAGATGATGAGTTCTCAGTCTTCAAGCTACCCAGTAGAGTGCCTTCTGCA ATCCAGAGTAGTGCTTTTAACACGCTGGGAGTGTTTCGCTTCGATTCCTTGTTTGATTACGGCAATGAATTACAAGACCATAAGGCCACCAACCTTCTCAATGCTTACTATACTTACCTCTTGAGGAATGTTCAGCCTCGTTTGCAGCAAATCAACAAAGCAAGGGAAGAATCCGGAGATTTGACCT
- the LOC138060458 gene encoding polyunsaturated fatty acid 5-lipoxygenase-like isoform X1: MKSDQIDRPRTGYTPPFQKGKMNALLSILALLTISRYSEEMLCDVSLPQHANPACKETRDQALAQNQKTYTLKYDPALYGYARLNMTPQQLAGIVFKDPFARYYATAYTQTLRINEDALTKYIADTSGMEINQTSDYLPMSEFFQSLLEPLVGQYAKLPSKYEAFINNKPDWISDKHFAQQRLAGSNPTTLQRVTIPKQYLRVKTVRGDWCHFPFTYRGTTHNKCAQGKFGKWCSLTRWYIGKWGYCAGEGTTVKGETIGLDWNELKKTLNPSFDWQAAVQEALKSRDSLEEAINQGSIFALRYELCDNLPRSPDITDRDPRRKMWDFFSPIALFAFAKRCKELVPVAIQMDFKPDSAVYTPNDGDLWMLAKLNVQITDLGYAQIVEHLGRIHFLMEPFCVSLKRTLSVQHPLNQLLKYHCREILVPNTFGVPNLLGEGKLMDLLFACGNDGAYRMLRESYPLTSWEITDYRNNIKKRGLDEIKVLPYFPYRDDGYQILTVIEALVKDYVDLYYKQDRDIQEDSELQSYLNELSVNGTGPNGGIGKTQGFPASISTKGQLYDILSRIISHVTIYHAPVNYITADYPEYIPNQPTKLYNDTRVGDDEFSVFKLPSRVPSAIQSSAFNTLGVFRFDSLFDYGNELQDHKATNLLNAYYTYLLRNVQPRLQQINKAREESGDLTYPYVIPRWLPNGVQT, from the exons ATGAAATCAGATCAGATCGACAGGCCAAGAACAGGATATACGCCACCCtttcaaaa AGGCAAGATGAACGCTTTGTTGAGCATCTTGGCGTTACTTACAATCTCAAG GTATTCAGAGGAAATGCTTTGTGACGTCTCTCTTCCTCAACACGCCAATCCAGCGTGCAAAGAGACTCGAGATCAGGCCTTGGCCCAAAACCAGAAGACTTACACCCTGAAATATGATCCGGCCTTGTATGGCTACGCAAGACTGAACATGACTCCTCAACAGCTGGCAGGGATCGTCTTCAAAGACCCCTTCGCAAGATACTACGCCACCGCTTACACTCAAACCTTACGAATCAACGAGGATGCCTTAACGAAGTACATTGCCGACACAAGCGGCATGGAGATTAACCAGACGTCAGATTACCTTCCTATGTCGGAGTTTTTCCAATCACTTCTGGAGCCATTGGTCGGG CAATATGCCAAACTTCCATCCAAGTACGAAGCTTTCATCAATAACAAACCTGACTGGATAAGTGACAAGCACTTCGCTCAGCAGCGCCTTGCAGGGTCAAACCCAACCACACTTCAACGTGTCACCATTCCCAAACAAT ATCTTAGAGTGAAGACTGTAAGAGGTGACTGGTGCCATTTTCCTTTTACCTACCGTGGTACAACCCATAACAAGTGCGCTCAAGGTAAATTCGGTAAATGGTGCTCACTAACAAGATGGTATATTGGAAAATGGGGATATTGTGCAG GAGAAGGCACCACGGTGAAAGGAG AGACAATTGGACTCGACTGGAACGAGCTAAAAAAGACATTGAATCCGTCGTTTGACTGGCAGGCAGCTGTTCAAGAAGCCCTTAAAAGTCGTGACTCTTTGGAAGAA GCGATAAATCAGGGGAGTATCTTTGCTCTTCGTTATGAGTTGTGCGACAATCTGCCCAGATCACCGGATATCACGGATAGAGATCCCAGACGGAAGATGTGGGACTTTTTCTCTCCCATTGCTTTGTTTGCATTTGCCAAACGGTGCAAGGAACTGGTGCCCGTGGCCATTCAAATGGATTTCAAGCCAG ACTCAGCGGTGTACACCCCAAATGATGGAGATTTGTGGATGCTTGCCAAACTCAATGTTCAAATCACGGATTTAGGATATGCACAAATTGTGGAACACCTCGGAAGG ATCCATTTTTTGATGGAACCATTTTGTGTCAGCTTGAAGCGAACTTTGTCAGTTCAGCATCCACTAAACCAACTTCTTAAGTACCACTGCAGAGAAATTCTTGTACCAAACACCTTTGGAGTGCCTAACCTACTCGGAGAGGGAAAGCTAATGGATTTGTTGTTTGCTTGTGGAAACGATGGAGCTTACAGAATGCTACGAGAGTCATATCCCTTAACGTCGTGGGAGATAACAGATTACAGAAACAACATTAAG AAACGTGGACTAGATGAGATAAAGGTTCTTCCATACTTTCCCTATCGAGACGATGGTTACCAAATCTTGACAGTCATTGAAGCTTTGGTGAAGGACTATGTCGACTT GTATTACAAACAGGATAGAGATATTCAGGAAGACAGCGAACTCCAGTCGTATCTCAATGAGTTGTCTGTGAACGGAACTGGACCAAACGGGGGTATTGGAAAG ACCCAGGGTTTTCCCGCCAGTATTTCAACCAAAGGTCAACTTTATGATATTTTGAGTCGCATAATCTCTCACGTGACCATCTACCATGCTCCCGTTAATTACATAACGGCAGATTACCCAGAGTACATACCTAATCAACCCACCAAGCTGTACAACGACACTCGAGTTGGAGATGATGAGTTCTCAGTCTTCAAGCTACCCAGTAGAGTGCCTTCTGCA ATCCAGAGTAGTGCTTTTAACACGCTGGGAGTGTTTCGCTTCGATTCCTTGTTTGATTACGGCAATGAATTACAAGACCATAAGGCCACCAACCTTCTCAATGCTTACTATACTTACCTCTTGAGGAATGTTCAGCCTCGTTTGCAGCAAATCAACAAAGCAAGGGAAGAATCCGGAGATTTGACCT